From Stigmatopora argus isolate UIUO_Sarg chromosome 14, RoL_Sarg_1.0, whole genome shotgun sequence, the proteins below share one genomic window:
- the asb16 gene encoding ankyrin repeat and SOCS box protein 16 isoform X1 produces MIIKVSNNYRKGIMSKDTFPFTSTSLRSLRMEQELQDWEDARRALAQRRALTRDPLPRAPQRPSRNPKHLQEVRAAPAQVHCRDAAIHNTFMCGDMKGVYTILRDPAMVDALMETVHEEMVWAPEIGMWTITSKVKQSSALRLASGCGHSACVEELLFRGAEVNADPGGRTALHDACTGGHAACVKLLLDHGADVRLLADDGNAPLHLCTSSLSLQCAELLLNGGADVNMRTAESRLTPLHVAALRGLEGHVELILSLGGDVLATNREGETALNAACAKAERPSEVGRYLGVIRRLLDAGADPCTAGKKRHTPLHNACGNCCPAIVKLLLQYGAQAHVRNCAGYTPMECVLQVLEDYLEQQPEEVVRTLLNHGAKPVPLKMLKQCVSSPATFEVILNSYTHIPSFNWLDECHLSKEHWSFYKLVCKRGGQPRSLQHLCRCTVRHRLRVLEQFRVSRLDVPNSVKEYLLLQNDGTLH; encoded by the exons ATGATTATTAAAGTCTCCAACAACTACAGAAAGGG CATTATGTCCAAGGACACGTTTCCGTTCACATCTACGTCGCTGCGCTCACTGCGGATGGAGCAGGAGTTGCAGGACTGGGAGGACGCACGGCGGGCCTTGGCCCAGAGGAGAGCCCTGACCCGAGATCCGCTGCCAAGGGCCCCCCAGAGGCCATCGCGCAATCCGAAGCACCTCCAGGAGGTGCGGGCTGCCCCGGCTCAAGTCCACTGCCGGGATGCCGCCATCCACAATACTTTTATGTGCGGAGACATGAAAGGGGTGTACACCATCCTCAGGGACCCCGCCATGGTCGACGCCTTAATGGAGACGGTGCATGAAGAGATGGTGTGGGCCCCGGAGATCG GCATGTGGACCATAACCTCCAAGGTGAAGCAGTCATCCGCCTTGCGCTTGGCGTCCGGCTGCGGGCACTCGGCTTGTGTGGAGGAGCTCCTGTTCCGTGGCGCCGAGGTGAACGCAGATCCGGGAGGCCGCACGGCCCTCCATGACGCCTGCACGGGAGGGCACGCCGCCTGCGTTAAACTGCTGCTCGACCACGGAGCAGACGTGCGACTGCTAGCGGATGACGGAAACGCTCCTCTTCACCTGTGCACCTCGTCGCTGTCTTTACA ATGTGCTGAGCTGCTTCTGAACGGTGGCGCCGACGTGAACATGAGGACTGCCGAGTCCAGGCTCACCCCGCTGCACGTGGCCGCCCTGAGGGGTCTGGAGGGCCACGTGGAGCTGATCCTCTCCCTAGGTGGCGACGTGCTGGCCACCAATCGGGAAGGCGAAACGGCACTGAACGCCGCCTGCGCCAAAGCCGAAAGGCCTTCCGAGGTGGGCCGCTACCTGGGGGTGATCCGCAGGCTTTTGGACGCGGGCGCCGACCCGTGCACGGCGGGGAAAAAACGACACACGCCGCTGCACAACGCTTGCGGCAACTGCTGTCCTGCCATTGTGAAGCTACTGCTGCAGTACGGCGCTCAGGCCCATGTCCGTAACTGCGCAGGGTACACGCCCATGGAATGTGTGCTGCAG GTGCTGGAGGACTATTTAGAGCAGCAACCTGAAGAAGTGGTACGGACCCTCCTGAACCATGGAGCCAAACCTGTACCACTAAAG ATGTTGAAGCAATGCGTTTCTTCTCCGGCCACTTTCGAGGTGATTCTTAACTCGTACACGCACATCCCATCATTCAACTGGTTGGACGAGTGCCATCTCAGCAAGGAACACTGGAGTTTCTACAAACTCGTGTGTAAACGGGGCGGTCAACCTCGCTCGCTGCAGCATCTCTGTCGCTGTACTGTGCGTCATCGTTTGAGGGTGCTAGAGCAATTTCGAGTGAGTCGACTGGATGTCCCGAATTCAGTCAAGGAGTATCTGCTTTTGCAGAATGACGGGACATTACACTAG
- the asb16 gene encoding ankyrin repeat and SOCS box protein 16 isoform X2: MSKDTFPFTSTSLRSLRMEQELQDWEDARRALAQRRALTRDPLPRAPQRPSRNPKHLQEVRAAPAQVHCRDAAIHNTFMCGDMKGVYTILRDPAMVDALMETVHEEMVWAPEIGMWTITSKVKQSSALRLASGCGHSACVEELLFRGAEVNADPGGRTALHDACTGGHAACVKLLLDHGADVRLLADDGNAPLHLCTSSLSLQCAELLLNGGADVNMRTAESRLTPLHVAALRGLEGHVELILSLGGDVLATNREGETALNAACAKAERPSEVGRYLGVIRRLLDAGADPCTAGKKRHTPLHNACGNCCPAIVKLLLQYGAQAHVRNCAGYTPMECVLQVLEDYLEQQPEEVVRTLLNHGAKPVPLKMLKQCVSSPATFEVILNSYTHIPSFNWLDECHLSKEHWSFYKLVCKRGGQPRSLQHLCRCTVRHRLRVLEQFRVSRLDVPNSVKEYLLLQNDGTLH; encoded by the exons ATGTCCAAGGACACGTTTCCGTTCACATCTACGTCGCTGCGCTCACTGCGGATGGAGCAGGAGTTGCAGGACTGGGAGGACGCACGGCGGGCCTTGGCCCAGAGGAGAGCCCTGACCCGAGATCCGCTGCCAAGGGCCCCCCAGAGGCCATCGCGCAATCCGAAGCACCTCCAGGAGGTGCGGGCTGCCCCGGCTCAAGTCCACTGCCGGGATGCCGCCATCCACAATACTTTTATGTGCGGAGACATGAAAGGGGTGTACACCATCCTCAGGGACCCCGCCATGGTCGACGCCTTAATGGAGACGGTGCATGAAGAGATGGTGTGGGCCCCGGAGATCG GCATGTGGACCATAACCTCCAAGGTGAAGCAGTCATCCGCCTTGCGCTTGGCGTCCGGCTGCGGGCACTCGGCTTGTGTGGAGGAGCTCCTGTTCCGTGGCGCCGAGGTGAACGCAGATCCGGGAGGCCGCACGGCCCTCCATGACGCCTGCACGGGAGGGCACGCCGCCTGCGTTAAACTGCTGCTCGACCACGGAGCAGACGTGCGACTGCTAGCGGATGACGGAAACGCTCCTCTTCACCTGTGCACCTCGTCGCTGTCTTTACA ATGTGCTGAGCTGCTTCTGAACGGTGGCGCCGACGTGAACATGAGGACTGCCGAGTCCAGGCTCACCCCGCTGCACGTGGCCGCCCTGAGGGGTCTGGAGGGCCACGTGGAGCTGATCCTCTCCCTAGGTGGCGACGTGCTGGCCACCAATCGGGAAGGCGAAACGGCACTGAACGCCGCCTGCGCCAAAGCCGAAAGGCCTTCCGAGGTGGGCCGCTACCTGGGGGTGATCCGCAGGCTTTTGGACGCGGGCGCCGACCCGTGCACGGCGGGGAAAAAACGACACACGCCGCTGCACAACGCTTGCGGCAACTGCTGTCCTGCCATTGTGAAGCTACTGCTGCAGTACGGCGCTCAGGCCCATGTCCGTAACTGCGCAGGGTACACGCCCATGGAATGTGTGCTGCAG GTGCTGGAGGACTATTTAGAGCAGCAACCTGAAGAAGTGGTACGGACCCTCCTGAACCATGGAGCCAAACCTGTACCACTAAAG ATGTTGAAGCAATGCGTTTCTTCTCCGGCCACTTTCGAGGTGATTCTTAACTCGTACACGCACATCCCATCATTCAACTGGTTGGACGAGTGCCATCTCAGCAAGGAACACTGGAGTTTCTACAAACTCGTGTGTAAACGGGGCGGTCAACCTCGCTCGCTGCAGCATCTCTGTCGCTGTACTGTGCGTCATCGTTTGAGGGTGCTAGAGCAATTTCGAGTGAGTCGACTGGATGTCCCGAATTCAGTCAAGGAGTATCTGCTTTTGCAGAATGACGGGACATTACACTAG
- the psmd3 gene encoding 26S proteasome non-ATPase regulatory subunit 3, with protein MKETTGSKRRDRAGGRERDAKPDKPDKPKEAGGSGSVAEPQDVDMPEAEAACSAKQPKELDSLTLEDIKEHVKQIEKAVSGKEPRFVLRALRALPSTSRRLNTLVLHKTISGFFTNNVATRDFLLAFLDEPMDLVDGDVPFRPRTGKAATTPLLPEVEAYLQLLLVVHLTNNKRFSEAQKVSDDLLQKMAPKNRRALDLVAAKCYYYHARVYEFLNQLDSIRSFLHTRLRTATLRHDADGQAVLLNLLLRNYLNFNLYDQAEKLVSKSIFPELANNNEWARYLYYTGRIKAIQLEYSEARRTLTNALRKAPQHTAVGFKQTVHKLLIVVELLLGEIPDRLQFRQPSLKRSLMPYFLLTQAVRTGNLSKFNQALEQFGEKFQADGTYTLIIRLRHNVIKTGVRMISLSYSRISLADIAVKLQLDSPEDAEFIVAKAIRDGVIEASINHEKGFVQSKEMMDIYGTREPQLAFHQRISFCLDIHNMSVKAMRFPPKAYNKDLESAEERREREQQDLEFAKEMAEDDDDSFP; from the exons ATGAAGGAGACGACGGGGAGCAAGCGGCGCGACCGGGCAGGGGGCCGAGAGCGAGACGCCAAGCCGGACAAGCCCGACAAGCCCAAAGAGGCCGGTGGTAGCGGTAGCGTCGCCGAGCCACAGGACGTCGACATGCCCGAAGCGGAGGCTGCTTGCTCGGCTAAGCAACCCAAGGAGCTTGACAGTCTGACCCTCGAAG ACATCAAGGAGCACGTCAAGCAGATCGAGAAGGCGGTTTCGGGCAAGGAGCCTCGTTTTGTGCTGCGAGCGTTGCGGGCCTTGCCATCCACCAGCCGCCGACTCAACACGCTGGTGCTGCACAAAACCATCAGCGGCTTCTTCACCAACAACGTCGCCACCAGAGACTTCCTACTCGCCTTCTTGGACGAG cCCATGGACCTGGTGGACGGCGACGTGCCATTTCGTCCCAGGACTGGGAAGGCGGCGACCACTCCACTTCTTCCTGAGGTGGAGGCGTACCTACAGCTGCTTCTGGTGGTCCACCTGACCAACAACAAGCGCTTTAGTGAG GCTCAGAAGGTTTCTGACGACCTCCTGCAGAAGATGGCCCCCAAGAACCGCCGAGCGCTGGACCTGGTGGCCGCCaagtgctactactaccacgcgCGCGTCTACGAGTTCCTTAACCAGCTGGATAGCATCCGCAG TTTCCTGCACACGCGTCTGCGCACTGCCACCCTTCGTCACGATGCTGACGGCCAAGCGGTTCTCCTCAATCTGCTGCTAAGGAACTACCTCAACTTCAACCTCTACGATCAAGCCGAGAAGCTCGTGTCCAAGTCCATCTTTCCCGAACTCGCCAACAACAACGAGTGGGCCCGATACCTTTACTATACTG GTCGCATTAAAGCCATCCAGCTGGAGTATTCGGAGGCTCGCAGAACTTTAACCAACGCACTCAGGAAAGCCCCCCAGCACACGGCGGTGGGCTTCAAGCAGACG GTGCACAAGCTCCTGATCGTGGTGGAATTGTTGCTGGGTGAAATTCCCGACAGGCTTCAGTTCAGGCAGCCGTCACTCAAGAGGTCGCTCATGCCCTACTTCCTGCTCACTCAAG CGGTGAGAACGGGGAACCTGTCCAAGTTCAACCAAGCGTTGGAGCAGTTCGGCGAGAAGTTCCAGGCCGACGGCACGTACACGCTCATCATCCGACTCCGACACAACGTCATCAAGACAG GCGTACGGATGATCAGCCTGTCGTACTCTCGCATCTCGTTGGCCGACATCGCCGTCAAGTTGCAGCTGGACAGTCCTGAGGATGCCGAGTTCATCGTGGCTAAG gccaTCCGAGACGGCGTGATCGAGGCGAGCATCAACCACGAGAAGGGCTTCGTCCAGTCCAAAGAGATGATGGACATCTATGGCACCAGAGAACCTCAGCTGGCCTTCCACCAGAGGATCTCCTTCTGCCTAGACATTCACAACATGTCGGTTAAG GCCATGAGGTTTCCGCCTAAGGCTTACAACAAAGACTTGGAGTCAGCTGAG GAGCGTCGGGAACGCGAACAGCAGGATCTGGAGTTTGCCAAAGAAATGGCCGAAGATGATGACGATAGCTTCCCCTGA